Proteins co-encoded in one Actinomadura luteofluorescens genomic window:
- a CDS encoding LacI family DNA-binding transcriptional regulator has protein sequence MATIHDVAARAGVSPATVSRFLRGQRVRSAEAIRAAVDELGFAPNIAAQSLKSGRTRTIGVVVPDITNPYFAAVVKGMESVSRDRGYRLLLANSDESGAREADLLADMARQVDGIILAPATEHEQTPLQLRDSGLPVVFIDRDLADGESFDAVLVDNRAGGRQAAEHLLALGHTRIAMISGGQESTPGRYRRDGFVEAVSAAGVEIPPEYDIIGDFREERAYQLTLSLLSLAEPPTAIFTANNLTTLGALKALHDMRVDVPGQISLIGFDDLDTGPLLRPPLTVVDRPMIEQGVLAMRLLLHRFDDSQTRDLPRRIVMDTKIIERASTAPPQTHRKAGRTR, from the coding sequence GTGGCGACCATCCACGACGTGGCGGCGCGGGCCGGCGTCTCCCCCGCCACCGTCTCGCGGTTCCTGCGGGGACAGCGGGTCAGGTCGGCGGAGGCCATCCGGGCCGCCGTGGATGAGCTGGGCTTCGCACCGAACATCGCGGCGCAGTCGCTGAAGTCGGGACGCACCCGCACCATCGGCGTCGTCGTCCCCGACATCACCAACCCGTACTTCGCCGCCGTCGTGAAGGGCATGGAGTCGGTCAGCCGGGACCGCGGCTACCGGCTGCTGCTCGCCAACAGCGACGAGAGCGGCGCCCGCGAGGCCGACCTGCTCGCCGACATGGCACGCCAGGTGGACGGCATCATCCTCGCCCCGGCCACCGAGCACGAGCAGACCCCGCTGCAGCTGCGCGACAGCGGCCTGCCGGTCGTGTTCATCGACCGGGACCTCGCCGACGGTGAGAGCTTCGACGCCGTCCTCGTCGACAACCGCGCGGGCGGCAGGCAGGCCGCCGAGCACCTCCTCGCGCTCGGCCACACCCGCATCGCGATGATCAGCGGCGGCCAGGAGTCCACGCCGGGCCGGTACCGGCGGGACGGTTTCGTGGAGGCCGTGTCCGCCGCCGGCGTCGAGATCCCGCCGGAGTACGACATCATCGGCGACTTCCGCGAGGAGCGCGCCTACCAGCTCACCCTGTCGCTGCTGTCGCTCGCCGAGCCACCGACCGCGATCTTCACCGCGAACAACCTCACGACGCTCGGCGCGCTCAAGGCGTTGCACGACATGCGGGTGGACGTCCCCGGGCAGATCAGCCTCATCGGATTCGACGACCTCGACACCGGGCCTTTGCTGCGGCCCCCGCTGACCGTCGTCGACCGTCCGATGATCGAGCAGGGCGTCCTGGCCATGCGGCTGCTCCTGCACCGCTTCGACGACAGCCAGACCCGCGACCTCCCCCGGCGCATCGTCATGGACACAAAGATCATCGAGCGGGCCTCGACGGCCCCGCCCCAGACCCACAGGAAGGCGGGCAGGACCCGATGA
- the deoC gene encoding deoxyribose-phosphate aldolase, whose translation MTATELHGFLHGLPGVDQVGAEERAARLASRSIKASAKAEAIDLAISMVDLTTLEGADTAGKVRALCAKAAHPDPSDASVPKVAAVCVYPDMVEVAVRALAGSGIGVASVATAFPSGRAPMEAKLADTRAAVAAGAAEIDMVIDRGAFLSGDYGKVFEEIVAVKEACGPAHLKVILETGELATFDNVRRASWLAMRAGADFIKTSTGKVSPAATLPVTLVMLEAVRDYRAATGRQVGVKPAGGIRTTKDAIKYLVLVNETAGPDWLTPEWFRLGASSVLNDLLMQRRKLATGVYSGPDYFTLD comes from the coding sequence ATGACCGCGACCGAGTTGCACGGATTCCTGCATGGTCTGCCGGGTGTGGACCAGGTCGGTGCGGAGGAGCGGGCGGCGCGGCTCGCGTCCCGGTCGATCAAGGCGTCGGCGAAGGCCGAGGCGATCGATCTGGCGATCTCGATGGTGGATCTGACCACGTTGGAGGGTGCGGACACGGCGGGGAAGGTGCGGGCGTTGTGTGCCAAGGCCGCGCACCCCGACCCGTCGGATGCCTCGGTGCCGAAGGTGGCGGCGGTGTGCGTGTATCCGGACATGGTCGAGGTCGCGGTGCGGGCCCTGGCCGGGTCGGGGATCGGCGTGGCGAGTGTGGCGACGGCGTTTCCGTCGGGGCGGGCGCCGATGGAGGCCAAGCTGGCCGATACGCGGGCGGCGGTGGCGGCGGGCGCGGCGGAGATCGACATGGTGATCGATCGGGGCGCGTTCCTGTCCGGTGACTACGGCAAGGTGTTCGAGGAGATCGTCGCGGTCAAGGAGGCGTGCGGGCCCGCGCACTTGAAGGTGATCTTGGAGACGGGTGAGCTGGCCACCTTTGACAATGTGCGGCGGGCGTCGTGGCTGGCGATGCGGGCGGGGGCCGATTTCATCAAGACCTCGACCGGCAAGGTGTCGCCGGCGGCGACGTTGCCGGTGACGCTGGTGATGCTGGAGGCCGTCCGTGACTACCGGGCCGCCACGGGGCGGCAGGTCGGGGTCAAGCCCGCGGGCGGGATCCGCACCACCAAGGACGCGATCAAGTATCTGGTGCTGGTGAACGAGACCGCCGGCCCGGACTGGCTGACGCCCGAGTGGTTCCGCCTGGGGGCGTCGTCGGTGCTGAACGACCTGCTGATGCAGCGCCGCAAGCTGGCCACCGGGGTGTACTCCGGTCCCGACTACTTCACCCTGGACTGA
- a CDS encoding aldehyde dehydrogenase family protein has product MTVFDYAPAPESRSVVDIRGSYGLFVDGEFTGGHGEPFKTINPADESVLAEVACADEADVDRAVRAARTAYDKVWGPMPGAERAKYLYRIARIVQERSRELAVLESIDNGKPIRESRDVDVPLVAAWFFYYAGWADKLRHAGFGPDPRPVGVAGQVIPWNFPLLMLAWKIAPALACGNTVVLKPAETTPLTALLFADICRQAELPPGVVNIVTGAGDTGAALVAHPGIDKVAFTGSTDVGRQIARTLAGTRKRLTLELGGKAANIVYQDAALDQAVEGIVNGIFFNQGHVCCAGSRLLVQESVAGEVLERLKARMATLRVGDPLDKNTDVGAINSAAQLARIRELSDAGEAEGAERWSPPCELPSQGFWFAPTVFTGVAQSHRIAREEIFGPVLSVLTFRTPEEAVTKANNTPYGLSAGIWTEKGSQILWTAQRLRAGVVWANTFNKFDPASPFGGYKESGFGREGGRHGLEAYLNA; this is encoded by the coding sequence ATGACTGTGTTCGATTATGCGCCGGCGCCTGAGTCCCGTTCCGTGGTGGACATCCGCGGCTCCTACGGGCTGTTCGTCGACGGTGAGTTCACCGGCGGGCACGGCGAGCCGTTCAAGACGATCAACCCGGCCGATGAGAGCGTCCTGGCCGAGGTCGCCTGCGCGGACGAGGCCGACGTGGACCGCGCGGTGCGGGCCGCGCGCACCGCCTACGACAAGGTGTGGGGCCCGATGCCGGGGGCCGAGCGGGCCAAGTACCTGTATCGGATCGCGCGGATCGTGCAGGAGCGGTCGCGGGAGCTGGCGGTGCTGGAGTCGATCGACAACGGCAAGCCGATCCGCGAGTCGCGGGACGTGGACGTGCCGCTGGTCGCGGCGTGGTTCTTCTACTACGCCGGGTGGGCCGACAAGCTGCGCCATGCCGGGTTCGGGCCCGACCCCAGGCCGGTGGGGGTGGCGGGGCAGGTCATCCCGTGGAACTTCCCGCTGCTGATGCTGGCCTGGAAGATCGCCCCGGCGCTGGCCTGCGGGAACACCGTGGTGCTCAAGCCGGCGGAGACCACGCCGCTGACGGCGCTGCTGTTCGCCGACATCTGCCGCCAGGCCGAGCTGCCGCCCGGCGTGGTCAACATCGTCACCGGCGCCGGCGACACCGGCGCCGCCCTGGTCGCCCACCCCGGGATCGACAAGGTCGCCTTCACCGGTTCCACCGACGTCGGGCGGCAGATCGCCCGCACCCTCGCCGGCACACGCAAGAGGCTGACGCTGGAGCTGGGCGGGAAGGCCGCCAACATCGTCTACCAAGATGCCGCGCTGGATCAGGCCGTCGAGGGCATCGTGAACGGGATCTTCTTCAACCAGGGCCACGTGTGCTGCGCCGGGTCGCGGCTGCTGGTCCAGGAGTCGGTCGCCGGCGAGGTTCTGGAGCGGTTGAAGGCGCGGATGGCGACGCTGCGGGTCGGTGACCCCCTCGACAAGAACACCGACGTCGGCGCGATCAACTCCGCCGCCCAGCTCGCCAGAATCCGCGAACTGTCCGATGCCGGGGAGGCCGAGGGCGCCGAGCGGTGGTCGCCGCCGTGCGAGCTGCCGTCCCAGGGGTTCTGGTTCGCGCCGACGGTGTTCACCGGGGTGGCGCAGTCGCATCGGATCGCGCGGGAGGAGATCTTCGGGCCGGTCCTGTCGGTGCTGACGTTCCGCACGCCGGAGGAGGCCGTCACCAAGGCCAACAACACCCCGTACGGGTTGTCGGCGGGCATCTGGACCGAGAAGGGGTCGCAGATCCTGTGGACCGCGCAGCGGCTGCGGGCCGGGGTGGTGTGGGCCAACACCTTCAACAAGTTCGACCCGGCCTCCCCCTTCGGCGGCTACAAGGAATCGGGGTTCGGCCGCGAGGGCGGACGCCACGGACTGGAGGCCTACCTCAATGCCTGA
- a CDS encoding aldehyde dehydrogenase family protein translates to MPDRLAVRKTYKLYIAGAFPRSESGRSYPVTDPKGRFLANASHASRKDARDAVVAARKAFPGWSGRTPYNRGQILYRIAEMLEGRRDQFTDELRHTGASKNTAAAEVDAAVDRWVWYAGWADKLDAVAGAANPVSGPFFNFSTPEPTGVVAAIAPDSPLLGLVSVLAPVIVSGNTTVVVASEPAPLPAITLAEVLATSDLPGGVVNLLTGHRTELAPWLAAHMDVNAIDLTGALPEHVQDLEDKAAGNLKRVLRPAGDWSEEPGTARLTAFLETKTVWHPVGI, encoded by the coding sequence ATGCCTGACCGTCTGGCCGTGCGCAAAACCTACAAGCTCTACATCGCCGGGGCGTTCCCCCGATCCGAATCCGGCAGGTCCTACCCCGTGACCGACCCCAAGGGCCGCTTCCTCGCCAACGCCTCCCACGCGTCCCGCAAAGACGCCCGCGACGCCGTGGTCGCCGCCCGCAAAGCCTTCCCCGGCTGGTCGGGGCGCACCCCCTACAACCGCGGCCAGATCCTCTACCGGATCGCCGAAATGCTCGAAGGCCGCCGCGACCAGTTCACCGACGAACTCCGCCACACCGGCGCGTCCAAGAACACCGCCGCGGCCGAGGTGGACGCCGCCGTCGACCGCTGGGTCTGGTACGCCGGCTGGGCCGACAAACTCGACGCCGTCGCCGGAGCCGCCAACCCCGTCTCCGGGCCCTTCTTCAACTTCTCCACACCCGAACCCACCGGCGTCGTCGCCGCCATCGCACCCGACTCACCCCTCCTCGGCCTGGTCTCCGTCCTGGCCCCCGTCATCGTGTCCGGCAACACCACCGTCGTAGTCGCCTCCGAACCAGCGCCGCTACCCGCCATCACCCTCGCCGAAGTACTGGCGACCTCCGACCTGCCCGGCGGCGTCGTGAACCTCCTCACCGGCCACCGCACCGAACTCGCGCCCTGGCTCGCCGCCCACATGGACGTCAACGCCATCGACCTCACCGGCGCGCTCCCCGAGCACGTCCAGGACCTGGAGGACAAGGCGGCCGGGAATCTCAAGCGCGTTCTTCGCCCCGCGGGCGACTGGTCCGAAGAGCCCGGAACCGCACGCCTGACCGCGTTCCTGGAGACCAAGACCGTCTGGCACCCCGTCGGCATCTGA
- a CDS encoding ribokinase, whose amino-acid sequence MEPHGVLVVGSITADVTAFSARFPRRGETVLGDDFTLVLGGKGANQAVASARAGARTWLAGCVGRDPFREIVLDGLRSYGVGLDEVRTGDGRTGVAHIRVDASGENDIVITPLANADLSPAMVDASIGATAGKVGVLLLQLEVPAATTCHAAKAGRAAGLTVVLDPAPAQALPDDVWPHIDLVTPNESEATELTGVEVTDPASAERAGRWFLDRGVGHALITLGAGGAVSVTREGARHFTAYQVTAVDTTAAGDAFTGSLGAALAAGDAMERAIRRGMAAGALATTRPGASPSLPDRDEVDALMSGNTLEGAAR is encoded by the coding sequence ATGGAACCCCACGGTGTTCTCGTCGTCGGCAGCATCACCGCGGACGTGACCGCGTTCAGCGCACGGTTCCCGCGGCGCGGTGAGACCGTGCTCGGCGACGACTTCACCCTCGTGCTCGGCGGGAAGGGCGCGAACCAGGCGGTCGCGTCCGCCCGCGCCGGTGCACGGACCTGGCTCGCCGGGTGCGTCGGCCGCGACCCGTTCCGCGAGATCGTCCTGGACGGCCTGCGGTCGTACGGCGTCGGACTGGACGAGGTCCGGACCGGGGACGGCCGCACCGGCGTCGCACACATCCGCGTGGACGCGTCCGGGGAGAACGACATCGTCATCACCCCTCTGGCGAACGCCGACCTCAGCCCGGCCATGGTCGACGCGAGCATCGGCGCGACCGCCGGGAAGGTCGGCGTCCTGCTCCTGCAACTCGAAGTCCCCGCGGCGACGACCTGCCACGCGGCCAAGGCGGGCAGGGCGGCCGGGCTGACGGTCGTCCTCGACCCGGCCCCCGCCCAGGCGCTCCCGGACGACGTGTGGCCGCACATCGACCTGGTCACGCCGAACGAGAGCGAGGCGACGGAGCTGACCGGTGTGGAGGTCACCGACCCGGCGTCCGCCGAGCGGGCCGGACGATGGTTCCTCGACCGCGGCGTCGGCCACGCGCTGATCACGCTGGGCGCGGGAGGAGCCGTCTCCGTCACCCGCGAAGGCGCCCGGCACTTCACCGCCTACCAGGTCACCGCCGTGGACACCACCGCGGCCGGGGACGCCTTCACCGGCTCGCTGGGTGCGGCACTCGCGGCCGGCGACGCCATGGAACGTGCCATCCGGCGGGGCATGGCCGCCGGGGCGCTGGCGACGACCCGACCCGGCGCGAGCCCGTCCCTGCCAGATCGGGACGAGGTGGACGCACTGATGTCCGGCAACACCCTGGAAGGAGCCGCCCGATGA
- the rbsD gene encoding D-ribose pyranase: MRRNHGTLNGQLARVISELGHTDRLVVTDAGLPVPPGVERVDLAVRENLPRFLDLLDAVLAEVAVEGVLMSQEIKQHSPEMLAEIEARFTGVEIRFVPHTEFKRSTGEARAAVRSGEFTPYANVLLTAGVVY, encoded by the coding sequence ATGAGGCGCAACCACGGCACGCTCAACGGCCAGCTGGCCCGGGTCATCTCCGAACTCGGGCACACCGACAGGCTCGTCGTCACCGACGCCGGGCTGCCCGTCCCGCCCGGGGTGGAGCGGGTGGACCTGGCGGTGCGGGAGAACCTTCCCCGCTTCCTCGACCTGCTGGACGCCGTCCTCGCCGAGGTCGCCGTGGAGGGCGTGCTGATGTCGCAGGAGATCAAGCAGCACAGCCCGGAGATGCTCGCCGAGATCGAGGCAAGGTTCACCGGCGTCGAGATCCGGTTCGTGCCGCACACCGAGTTCAAGCGGTCCACGGGCGAGGCGCGGGCGGCGGTGCGGTCCGGGGAGTTCACCCCGTACGCGAACGTGCTGCTGACCGCGGGCGTCGTCTACTGA
- a CDS encoding sugar ABC transporter ATP-binding protein — protein sequence MRMQLVDVHKSFGENHVLRGVGLAVEPGEVVALCGENGAGKSTLTRVISGAHQPDGGTVLVDGRATVLKDPQAAMTLGIEVIYQEFQQNLFPNLSVAENMHILDREGRFGRLLVSRRRMAEAAVSALKDLGLDIDVRRPVGELGAAERQMVEIAKAMTHKPRLLILDEPTAALDERESERLFEQIRRLRKAGVTILYISHRLDEVFELSDRIVVLRDGRVTLDEPTGTLSPAQVVTAMVGDTVDDFYPKEHNTTDRVVLRVRGASGGDAFHDIDLDVRAGEVLGIGGVVGCGRGELLRALFGLHPLTSGTVTVDGEPVRARGPRQAISGRIAYVTPDRSGEGLAMQQSVEANVSLPSLGRFTKADVVLRGRERAETGKVMADLRVRAASPSIAAGSLSGGNQQKALFAKWVMAGPRVLLMDEPTRGVDVGAKTEIYRIINGLTADGVAVVLVSSDLPELVAMSDRVLVMREGRTVSELTGDDVNEQNILEHALVGAP from the coding sequence ATGCGGATGCAACTGGTCGACGTCCACAAGTCGTTCGGGGAGAACCACGTGCTGCGGGGCGTCGGCCTCGCGGTCGAGCCGGGCGAGGTCGTCGCGCTGTGCGGCGAGAACGGCGCCGGCAAGTCCACCCTGACGCGGGTGATCTCCGGCGCGCACCAGCCGGACGGTGGCACGGTCCTCGTCGACGGCCGCGCCACGGTCCTGAAGGACCCGCAGGCCGCGATGACGCTCGGGATCGAGGTCATCTACCAGGAGTTCCAGCAGAACCTGTTCCCGAACCTGTCCGTCGCCGAGAACATGCACATCCTCGACCGGGAGGGCCGGTTCGGGCGGCTGCTGGTGTCGCGCCGCCGGATGGCGGAGGCCGCCGTGTCCGCCCTGAAGGATCTCGGCCTGGACATCGACGTGCGGCGGCCGGTCGGCGAGCTCGGCGCCGCCGAGCGGCAGATGGTCGAGATCGCCAAGGCGATGACGCACAAGCCTCGGCTGCTGATCCTGGACGAGCCGACCGCGGCGCTGGACGAGCGGGAGTCGGAGCGGCTGTTCGAGCAGATCCGGCGGCTGCGCAAGGCCGGCGTCACGATCCTCTACATCAGCCACCGGCTGGACGAGGTGTTCGAGCTGTCCGACCGGATCGTCGTTCTCCGCGACGGCCGCGTCACCCTGGACGAGCCCACCGGGACGCTCTCCCCCGCCCAGGTCGTCACCGCGATGGTCGGCGACACCGTGGACGATTTCTACCCGAAGGAGCACAACACCACGGACCGGGTCGTCCTGCGGGTCCGGGGCGCGTCGGGCGGCGACGCGTTCCACGACATCGACCTGGACGTCCGGGCGGGCGAGGTGCTCGGCATCGGCGGTGTCGTCGGCTGCGGCCGCGGCGAGTTGCTCCGCGCGCTGTTCGGCCTGCACCCGCTCACGTCCGGGACGGTGACCGTGGACGGCGAGCCGGTCAGGGCGCGCGGCCCGAGGCAGGCGATCTCCGGGCGCATCGCCTATGTCACCCCGGACCGGTCCGGTGAGGGTCTCGCCATGCAGCAGTCCGTCGAGGCGAACGTGTCGCTGCCGTCCCTCGGCCGCTTCACGAAGGCCGACGTCGTCCTGCGCGGCCGGGAGCGCGCGGAGACCGGGAAGGTGATGGCGGACCTGCGGGTCCGCGCGGCGTCGCCGTCCATCGCGGCCGGGTCGCTGTCGGGCGGCAACCAGCAGAAGGCGCTGTTCGCCAAGTGGGTGATGGCCGGGCCCCGGGTGCTGCTGATGGACGAGCCGACGCGCGGCGTCGACGTCGGCGCCAAGACCGAGATCTACCGGATCATCAACGGCCTCACCGCGGACGGCGTCGCCGTCGTGCTGGTCAGTTCCGACCTGCCCGAGCTCGTCGCCATGTCCGACCGCGTCCTCGTGATGCGCGAGGGACGCACCGTCTCCGAGCTCACCGGCGACGACGTCAACGAACAGAACATCCTCGAGCACGCACTGGTAGGTGCCCCATGA
- a CDS encoding ABC transporter permease, protein MTSTVTSLASPSRLSSAAAAARRLRAVWMLLLVGIILTIASPVFLTHNNLMNVGLATSVAALLAVGQSYVIILAEIDLSVGAALGFTAVVTAQTLRDHGLVAGVGAGVATGAAIGLVNGLLVTKTRMPSFIATLATMSVLSGLSLQLTKGNPVAVTDYDFQGIGQSRIAGVPVPVVIMLVVFAVFGYLLARTRFGRYVYATGDNTEAARLSGVRTDRVKILAFVISGVLAALAGFILTARLSTAEPTAGTGLELEAIAAVIIGGTSLAGGRGTLLGTLVGALVLGVIDNGMNLLDVSPFLQNVVKGLVILLAVFLDRNIDVLRSLIPKRTDKTTQGGPSHRSGAAAKTP, encoded by the coding sequence ATGACCTCCACCGTCACGAGCCTCGCGTCCCCGTCGCGGCTCTCCTCGGCGGCCGCCGCCGCGCGCCGGCTGCGCGCGGTCTGGATGCTGCTGCTGGTCGGGATCATCCTGACCATCGCCTCACCGGTCTTCCTGACGCACAACAACCTGATGAACGTCGGGCTGGCCACGTCCGTCGCGGCGCTGCTCGCGGTCGGCCAGTCCTATGTGATCATCCTGGCGGAGATCGACCTGTCGGTCGGCGCGGCGCTCGGCTTCACCGCCGTCGTCACCGCCCAGACGCTCCGCGACCACGGTCTCGTCGCCGGGGTCGGCGCGGGCGTGGCGACGGGCGCCGCGATCGGGCTGGTGAACGGGCTGCTCGTCACCAAGACACGGATGCCGTCGTTCATCGCGACACTGGCCACCATGTCGGTGCTGTCGGGTCTCAGCCTGCAGCTCACCAAGGGCAACCCGGTCGCCGTCACCGACTACGACTTCCAGGGCATCGGGCAGAGCCGGATCGCCGGCGTGCCCGTCCCCGTCGTGATCATGCTGGTGGTGTTCGCGGTGTTCGGGTACCTGCTCGCGCGGACCCGGTTCGGCCGGTACGTCTACGCCACCGGCGACAACACCGAGGCGGCCCGGCTGTCGGGCGTCCGCACCGACCGGGTGAAGATCCTCGCGTTCGTGATCAGCGGCGTGCTGGCGGCGCTCGCCGGCTTCATCCTCACCGCCCGGCTGTCCACCGCCGAGCCCACCGCCGGCACCGGCCTGGAACTGGAGGCCATCGCCGCCGTCATCATCGGCGGAACGAGCCTCGCCGGCGGCCGCGGCACGCTTCTCGGCACCCTCGTCGGCGCGCTCGTCCTCGGCGTCATCGACAACGGGATGAACCTGCTGGACGTCTCGCCGTTCCTGCAGAACGTCGTGAAGGGCCTGGTCATCCTGCTGGCCGTGTTCCTGGACCGCAACATCGACGTGCTGCGCTCCCTCATCCCGAAACGTACGGACAAGACCACACAAGGCGGACCGTCTCATCGCAGCGGCGCCGCCGCCAAGACCCCCTGA
- a CDS encoding substrate-binding domain-containing protein — translation MRVARTTRAVIAVTAAAALALTGCSRAGEDAGASTGKASGKKDATIIMSTLNNPFFVSVKNGAQAQAAELGIKLNVQNANNSDAAALNQATTAISKQTGILIIDPVSTQSATSSVTQANGANIPVMAFDRKPSGGKLATFVGYDAVQAGRNAAKSLAEAVGEKGKVVEIQGLLGTNVAQDRSKGFNEEIAKHKGITVVAKQAADFDRAKALNVMTNVLQANPGINGVYAANDEMAMGVLSALKAGNLSKKVKLVGNDGISDALAAVAAGDMYSTNAESPFALGQKVMTLAADVLAGKKVAADETLQGRLVTKGGAKEYADYLVGLGDAADVPPSLK, via the coding sequence ATGCGCGTGGCCAGAACCACCCGCGCCGTGATCGCCGTGACGGCCGCGGCCGCGCTCGCCCTGACCGGGTGCAGCCGCGCCGGCGAGGACGCCGGCGCCTCCACCGGCAAGGCGTCCGGAAAGAAGGACGCGACGATCATCATGAGCACGCTCAACAACCCGTTCTTCGTCAGCGTCAAGAACGGCGCGCAGGCGCAGGCGGCCGAGCTCGGCATCAAGCTGAACGTGCAGAACGCCAACAACAGCGACGCCGCCGCGCTCAACCAGGCGACGACGGCCATCTCCAAGCAGACCGGCATCCTCATCATCGACCCGGTCAGCACCCAGTCGGCGACGTCGTCGGTGACGCAGGCGAACGGCGCGAACATCCCGGTGATGGCGTTCGACCGCAAGCCGTCCGGCGGCAAGCTCGCCACATTCGTCGGCTACGACGCCGTCCAGGCCGGGCGCAACGCCGCCAAGTCGCTCGCCGAGGCCGTCGGCGAGAAGGGCAAGGTCGTGGAGATCCAGGGCCTGCTCGGCACGAACGTCGCGCAGGACCGGAGCAAGGGCTTCAACGAGGAGATCGCCAAGCACAAGGGCATCACGGTCGTCGCCAAGCAGGCCGCCGACTTCGACCGCGCCAAGGCGCTGAACGTGATGACGAACGTGCTGCAGGCCAACCCGGGCATCAACGGCGTGTACGCCGCGAACGACGAGATGGCCATGGGTGTCTTGTCGGCACTGAAGGCCGGCAACCTGTCCAAGAAGGTGAAGCTCGTCGGCAACGATGGCATTTCCGACGCGCTGGCCGCGGTCGCGGCGGGCGACATGTACTCGACGAACGCCGAGTCGCCGTTCGCGCTGGGCCAGAAGGTCATGACGCTCGCCGCCGACGTCCTCGCCGGCAAGAAGGTCGCGGCCGACGAGACCCTGCAGGGCAGGCTCGTCACGAAGGGCGGCGCCAAGGAGTACGCCGACTACCTGGTCGGGCTCGGCGACGCCGCAGACGTCCCCCCGTCCCTGAAGTAG
- a CDS encoding NAD(P)/FAD-dependent oxidoreductase: MNRHVPRRIVIVGGGLAGHTAATTLRAEGYDGELILVSDEPCPPYDRPPLSKELLAGTVDDTTLLTAHDIEVRTGSRALRLFPDAVESTTGTYSFDGLVIATGSSPIRLADPSPRVHELRTGFDALRLREALRTASSVAVVGAGWIGNEVATRAAALNLEVTVIDAASAPLARAMPAPLAEHFVPWYADRGIDLRLGAPVDGVDERGVRLADGGRVDADLVVMGVGARPATGWLHGSGVPVAPDGAVEADATLRAGPGSVYAAGDAVRWPSSLFGDRLRVEHWDHAAASGRTAARNLLGLGEPYDPVPYFWSEQLGHRIQYVGHHRPADTFVLRGDPTGRGPWAALWFQGPRLRAALSIDDPRTTRDARRLIAGRVPLSADRAADPDVRLNETARTPFR, translated from the coding sequence GTGAACCGGCACGTCCCCCGCCGGATCGTCATCGTGGGCGGCGGCCTCGCCGGGCACACCGCCGCGACCACTCTTCGAGCCGAGGGCTACGACGGTGAGCTGATCCTGGTCTCCGACGAGCCGTGCCCGCCCTACGACCGGCCACCGCTGTCGAAGGAACTGCTCGCTGGGACGGTCGACGACACCACGCTGCTCACAGCTCACGACATCGAGGTGCGCACCGGTTCCCGCGCCCTTCGGCTCTTCCCCGACGCCGTTGAAAGCACGACCGGCACCTACTCCTTCGACGGGCTCGTCATCGCGACGGGCAGTTCCCCCATCAGGCTCGCCGATCCGTCACCCCGCGTCCACGAACTGCGCACCGGCTTCGACGCGCTGCGTCTTCGCGAAGCTCTGCGCACCGCCTCCTCGGTGGCGGTCGTCGGCGCGGGCTGGATCGGCAACGAGGTCGCCACCCGCGCCGCCGCGCTGAACCTCGAGGTCACCGTGATCGACGCCGCGTCCGCCCCGCTCGCGCGAGCGATGCCCGCCCCGCTCGCGGAACACTTCGTGCCCTGGTACGCCGACCGGGGGATCGACCTGCGCTTGGGCGCCCCGGTTGACGGGGTGGACGAACGCGGCGTGCGCCTGGCGGACGGCGGGCGCGTCGACGCCGATCTCGTCGTCATGGGCGTCGGCGCACGCCCGGCCACCGGCTGGCTGCACGGCAGCGGCGTTCCGGTGGCTCCTGACGGCGCCGTCGAGGCCGACGCGACACTGCGCGCCGGCCCGGGCTCCGTCTACGCCGCGGGGGACGCCGTCCGCTGGCCCTCCAGCTTGTTCGGTGACCGGCTCCGCGTCGAGCACTGGGACCACGCCGCGGCATCCGGCCGGACCGCCGCCCGCAATCTCCTCGGTCTCGGCGAGCCCTACGACCCGGTGCCCTACTTCTGGTCGGAGCAGCTTGGGCACCGGATCCAGTACGTGGGCCATCACCGTCCGGCGGACACGTTCGTCCTGCGTGGGGACCCCACCGGTCGGGGCCCATGGGCGGCCCTGTGGTTCCAGGGGCCGCGGTTGCGTGCCGCGCTCTCCATCGACGACCCGCGCACCACGAGGGACGCGCGGCGCCTCATCGCCGGCCGGGTTCCCCTGTCCGCCGACCGGGCCGCCGACCCGGACGTCCGGCTGAACGAAACGGCGAGGACGCCGTTCCGCTGA